In the Maribacter sp. MJ134 genome, one interval contains:
- a CDS encoding RNA polymerase sigma factor: MKKIHLLEVDLNKDVCEERIYSTIFQENAKTIFNHIFYKYGNEEKAHDAVQEAFVKLWENCAKVPPQKAKSYLYTVANNLYLNVIKAEKVRLKYADKTLKTTNETPEFLLEEREFEEKLEIALNSLPENQRSTFLLNRIDGMKYAQIAELEGVSVKAIEKRMHLALKSLREKIDGI; encoded by the coding sequence TTGAAAAAAATCCATCTTTTGGAAGTAGACCTCAACAAGGACGTATGCGAAGAGAGAATATACAGCACTATATTCCAAGAAAACGCCAAAACTATTTTCAACCATATTTTTTATAAGTACGGAAATGAAGAAAAAGCCCACGATGCGGTACAGGAAGCCTTTGTAAAACTATGGGAAAATTGCGCTAAGGTTCCTCCGCAAAAAGCAAAATCATATCTATACACTGTAGCGAACAATTTATACTTGAATGTTATCAAGGCAGAAAAAGTTCGTTTAAAGTATGCGGATAAAACCCTAAAAACTACCAACGAGACCCCAGAATTTTTATTAGAGGAGCGCGAGTTTGAAGAAAAACTGGAAATAGCGTTAAACAGTCTACCGGAAAATCAACGTTCCACTTTCTTATTGAATAGAATTGATGGAATGAAATACGCCCAAATTGCGGAGCTAGAAGGAGTAAGCGTCAAAGCAATCGAAAAAAGAATGCACCTGGCCTTAAAAAGTTTACGAGAAAAGATTGATGGGATTTGA
- a CDS encoding FecR family protein: MQENYLAKWLNNELTDAELKEFKQSEAYATYKKIMDSSERIEAPDYNVEEAWAQLGERRAQKQPKVVSITPFKSFLRIAAAVAVLLAGSYFYLNTLDATITTQYAESKEIVLPDSSEVILNSDSHLSYNEKNWDEERNISLKGEAFFKVAKGKKFTVSTDQGAVSVLGTQFNVENRKGFFEATCYEGIVSVTYNGKEIKLHAGNSFLSVNGKITQSKVAVNTTPSWLNNESTFKSIPLSYVFDEFERQHNTTIETKNIDTAQLFTGTFSNTDKELALRSISVPLQIKFKLEGNKVLFYGESAP, from the coding sequence ATGCAAGAAAATTACTTAGCAAAATGGCTGAATAATGAGCTTACAGATGCAGAACTCAAAGAGTTTAAACAATCTGAAGCGTATGCTACTTATAAGAAAATTATGGATTCCTCTGAAAGGATAGAGGCACCTGATTATAATGTAGAGGAAGCTTGGGCCCAACTTGGAGAGCGTCGTGCTCAAAAGCAGCCTAAGGTGGTTAGCATAACTCCTTTCAAAAGCTTTTTACGTATTGCGGCCGCAGTTGCTGTGCTATTAGCAGGTTCTTACTTTTATCTGAATACTTTGGACGCGACTATAACTACCCAATATGCAGAAAGTAAAGAAATTGTGCTTCCCGATAGCTCTGAGGTTATCCTAAATTCAGATTCGCACTTATCGTATAATGAAAAGAACTGGGATGAAGAGAGAAATATCTCCTTAAAGGGAGAGGCATTTTTTAAAGTGGCCAAAGGAAAAAAATTCACGGTAAGCACAGACCAAGGAGCGGTTAGCGTTCTCGGAACTCAATTTAATGTTGAAAACAGAAAGGGCTTCTTTGAGGCTACCTGTTACGAGGGCATAGTAAGCGTTACTTATAATGGTAAAGAAATAAAATTACATGCAGGCAACTCCTTCCTATCCGTAAACGGGAAAATTACCCAGTCCAAAGTTGCCGTAAATACTACACCTTCTTGGTTAAACAATGAAAGTACTTTTAAAAGTATTCCGCTTTCATATGTTTTTGATGAATTTGAACGTCAGCACAATACCACCATTGAAACAAAAAATATAGATACAGCACAGCTGTTCACCGGAACCTTTAGTAATACGGATAAGGAGCTTGCCCTTAGAAGTATCAGTGTTCCTCTTCAAATAAAGTTTAAATTAGAGGGGAATAAAGTGCTGTTCTATGGGGAAAGCGCACCTTAA
- a CDS encoding carboxypeptidase-like regulatory domain-containing protein, translating to MGKAHLNTLTSYLLSLLLLLFWGNSKAQDTASSKIAVTTLIQELESTYGIKFSYVDEDLKEIRVSFPNDSNLEVILNDIRKQTQLKIEKLNSRYYSISKSTTVDICAQVLDNYESNTIPGASVQVLGSTVATVTNSEGSFSFTNIPRKSIIQVKHLGFKTLFITAEELVQAQPCKILALAQNYQELDEVIVYKFLTDGLAKLEDGSVELNTEEFGILPGLIEPDILQTIQALPGIRSVDETVSDINIRGGTNDQNLILWDGIKMYQSGHFFGLISAFNPYLTDKISVIKNGTSATYGDGVSGVLDMRTKNKIETTIFGGAGFNLISGDAYAQIPIKENLAVQFSGRRSYTDFLNTPTYNTFSEKAFQDSEIETDSDFYFYDFTGKVLYDINPYQRVRLSLISIDNRLDYLETNETGNRSIESNLDQTNLSFGGTLESDWTDRFSSNLNLYYTRYRLNALSISNEARQRLVQNNRVVEKSAKLSTKYKFNESLQWTNGYQVVETGIQNTTELNEPTFISDIKGVVYTHSLYSEMNYNSANQKLVARAGARLNYIENVNTFQKLRLEPRLNISYELAPHFKTELLGEFKSQSTNQIIDLEQNFLGIEKRRWVLADESTLPVTTSKQGSLGINYDENSFYFGIEGFFKEVQGINVNTQGFQNQGQFNSEIGAYTNKGVEVLINKKNNYYSAWLSYTYNLNNYTFETLAPPSFPNNLDIRHAITLAGNYTYGNLKIGFGLNYRSGRPFTEPDEDNPIDTTVFPNEINYREPNSSRISEYFRMDASAIYDFNLNKRIKASFGASILNLTNRRNTLNTYYRLSDANEIEQIQRVSLGVTPNASFRVYF from the coding sequence ATGGGGAAAGCGCACCTTAATACGCTCACATCCTATTTACTTTCTCTTCTATTATTACTCTTCTGGGGCAATAGTAAAGCCCAAGATACGGCCAGTTCTAAAATTGCGGTCACCACGCTAATACAGGAATTAGAGTCTACCTATGGCATTAAGTTTTCTTACGTAGACGAGGACTTAAAAGAAATAAGAGTTTCCTTTCCGAACGATTCCAACCTAGAGGTCATATTAAATGACATTAGAAAGCAAACCCAATTAAAGATTGAAAAACTAAATAGTAGATACTATTCCATTTCCAAAAGCACCACCGTAGATATTTGTGCTCAGGTGCTGGACAACTATGAAAGTAATACCATTCCCGGAGCTTCTGTACAGGTCTTAGGGAGTACCGTTGCTACAGTAACCAATTCAGAAGGTTCTTTCTCTTTTACGAATATTCCTAGGAAGTCCATAATACAAGTGAAGCATTTGGGGTTTAAAACCTTATTTATTACCGCAGAGGAACTTGTGCAAGCCCAACCATGCAAAATATTAGCTCTTGCGCAGAATTATCAAGAATTGGACGAGGTTATCGTCTATAAATTCCTAACGGACGGTTTGGCCAAACTAGAAGATGGAAGCGTGGAACTGAATACTGAAGAATTTGGAATCTTACCTGGACTTATAGAACCTGATATTCTCCAAACGATACAGGCGCTTCCCGGTATAAGAAGTGTTGACGAAACGGTATCCGACATTAATATCAGAGGAGGTACAAATGACCAAAACCTTATTCTGTGGGATGGGATAAAAATGTATCAATCCGGTCACTTTTTTGGATTAATATCAGCGTTTAACCCCTATCTGACCGATAAAATATCGGTGATAAAAAATGGAACGAGTGCAACTTACGGTGATGGAGTCAGCGGCGTTTTGGACATGAGAACAAAAAACAAGATTGAAACTACCATTTTTGGAGGAGCCGGTTTTAATTTGATCAGTGGAGATGCCTATGCCCAAATTCCGATTAAGGAAAATTTAGCCGTCCAGTTTTCTGGCAGACGTTCCTACACGGACTTTTTGAATACACCAACATACAATACCTTTTCGGAAAAAGCATTCCAAGACAGTGAAATAGAGACCGATAGTGATTTCTACTTTTATGATTTTACAGGAAAAGTGCTCTACGATATTAATCCGTACCAAAGAGTGCGTCTAAGTCTAATAAGTATTGACAATAGATTGGATTACTTAGAGACCAATGAAACCGGTAACCGTTCTATAGAAAGTAATTTAGATCAGACCAATCTCTCTTTTGGAGGAACGCTAGAGAGCGACTGGACGGATAGGTTTTCATCAAACCTAAATCTGTACTACACTAGATACCGTCTAAATGCCCTGAGTATTTCTAACGAGGCCAGACAGCGTCTCGTGCAGAATAATCGTGTAGTAGAAAAGAGTGCTAAACTAAGCACAAAGTACAAGTTTAATGAAAGTCTACAATGGACAAACGGCTATCAAGTAGTTGAAACAGGTATTCAAAATACAACCGAATTAAACGAACCAACATTCATAAGCGATATTAAAGGAGTGGTTTACACGCACTCGCTTTACTCCGAAATGAACTACAATTCTGCGAACCAAAAACTGGTAGCTAGGGCCGGTGCTAGGCTAAATTATATAGAAAACGTAAATACGTTTCAAAAGCTTCGTTTGGAGCCTAGGTTAAATATAAGTTATGAATTGGCACCCCATTTTAAAACAGAGTTGTTAGGCGAATTTAAAAGTCAGAGCACCAACCAAATCATAGATCTAGAACAGAATTTCTTAGGCATAGAAAAACGCCGTTGGGTTTTGGCAGATGAATCTACATTACCAGTCACTACAAGCAAACAGGGCTCGCTTGGTATTAACTATGATGAGAATAGCTTTTACTTTGGTATAGAAGGTTTTTTTAAAGAAGTGCAAGGAATCAACGTAAATACACAAGGATTTCAGAATCAGGGTCAGTTCAACAGTGAAATAGGCGCATATACCAATAAGGGTGTTGAGGTACTGATTAATAAAAAGAACAACTATTATAGCGCGTGGTTAAGTTATACCTATAACTTGAACAACTATACTTTTGAAACTTTGGCACCACCAAGTTTCCCCAACAATTTAGACATAAGACACGCTATAACCCTTGCCGGAAATTACACCTACGGCAATCTTAAGATAGGCTTTGGATTGAACTACCGTTCCGGGAGACCTTTTACGGAACCGGATGAAGACAATCCTATCGATACGACTGTTTTTCCCAATGAGATTAATTATAGGGAGCCCAATAGCAGTCGTATATCCGAATATTTTAGGATGGATGCCTCCGCTATTTATGATTTTAATTTAAATAAGCGAATTAAAGCCTCATTTGGCGCATCTATTCTAAACCTTACCAATAGAAGAAATACATTGAACACCTACTATCGCTTGAGCGATGCTAATGAGATAGAGCAAATTCAGCGGGTTTCTTTAGGGGTAACCCCAAATGCCAGTTTTAGGGTGTATTTCTAG
- a CDS encoding Brp/Blh family beta-carotene 15,15'-dioxygenase has product MKKDRAENINLSSFIIVATFFSLWVAVFFEPAIEDFLAYFLILTFGILHGANDIKLLQKTNVVINTKIGFVTTLVYYILFVGTSILFFFYLPSIALGLFIIFSGYHFGEQHWISKITGQSFFNSVLFLVYGLFVLFLIFNAHAIEVSAIITEISGRNIPLNYYGYALKFFGTVTVLMVAFGYFKKTLLFNFPKQAFYILVLYIVFHTASLLWAFAIYFILWHSIPSMVDQIKYLYGNLRLTSVRRYVLSSLPYWTISVLGIGIILFLFRAEVNTSLALFFSFLAAITFPHVLVITRLNRK; this is encoded by the coding sequence ATGAAAAAAGACAGGGCTGAAAATATCAATTTGAGCAGCTTTATAATAGTAGCTACTTTTTTTTCCCTTTGGGTGGCCGTATTTTTTGAACCTGCTATAGAGGACTTTTTAGCTTATTTTTTGATTTTAACTTTTGGAATCCTTCATGGAGCCAATGATATAAAGTTGCTTCAAAAAACGAACGTGGTCATCAATACCAAAATCGGTTTTGTGACCACTTTGGTTTATTATATACTATTTGTAGGTACCAGCATTCTTTTTTTCTTTTACCTTCCTTCTATTGCTTTGGGGCTTTTCATTATTTTTAGTGGGTACCATTTTGGAGAACAGCATTGGATTTCAAAAATAACCGGACAATCTTTTTTCAATTCGGTGCTATTTCTGGTATATGGTCTGTTCGTCCTGTTCTTGATTTTTAATGCGCACGCTATCGAGGTTTCCGCAATTATCACTGAGATTTCTGGAAGGAACATACCTTTGAATTACTACGGTTATGCACTAAAGTTTTTTGGAACGGTAACCGTATTAATGGTTGCTTTTGGTTACTTTAAAAAAACCTTGTTGTTCAATTTTCCTAAGCAGGCTTTTTACATATTGGTTTTGTACATCGTATTTCATACGGCTTCTCTATTATGGGCATTTGCTATATATTTTATTTTATGGCACTCCATACCATCTATGGTTGATCAAATCAAATACTTATATGGTAATTTGAGATTGACTAGCGTTAGACGTTATGTGCTATCATCGTTACCTTACTGGACGATATCGGTCCTTGGAATAGGTATTATACTCTTTCTGTTTAGGGCAGAGGTGAATACGTCCTTGGCGTTATTTTTCTCTTTTTTAGCAGCTATTACTTTTCCTCACGTGTTGGTTATAACGAGACTGAATAGAAAGTAA
- a CDS encoding bacteriorhodopsin-like — MENLMSSFSLVAKLATDDYVGFTFFVGCMAMMAASAFFFLSMNSFDRKWRTSILVSGLITFIAAVHYWYMRDYWSGFAESPTFFRYVDWILTVPLMCVEFFLILRVAGAKTSLMWRLIALSVIMLVTGYLGEAVYRDQAWLWGLISGIAYFVIVYDIWLGKAKKLAVEAGGSVLKAHKTLCWFVLVGWAIYPIGYMAGTPGWYEGLFGGLDLNVVYNIGDAINKIGFGLVIYGLAVSQSEKTLEA, encoded by the coding sequence ATGGAAAATTTAATGAGTTCTTTTTCTCTAGTGGCCAAACTGGCTACAGACGATTATGTTGGGTTCACATTCTTCGTGGGCTGCATGGCCATGATGGCCGCTTCTGCTTTCTTCTTTCTTTCAATGAACAGTTTTGATAGGAAATGGCGTACTTCAATATTGGTTTCTGGTTTAATTACCTTTATTGCAGCCGTTCACTATTGGTATATGAGGGATTACTGGTCTGGTTTCGCAGAATCCCCAACCTTTTTTAGATATGTAGACTGGATTTTAACGGTACCGTTAATGTGTGTTGAATTTTTCCTTATTCTACGAGTGGCAGGCGCAAAAACTTCCTTAATGTGGAGACTAATCGCATTATCGGTTATTATGTTGGTCACCGGATATTTAGGAGAAGCTGTTTACAGGGACCAAGCTTGGTTATGGGGCTTAATTTCTGGAATTGCCTATTTTGTAATTGTATACGATATCTGGTTAGGAAAGGCGAAAAAATTGGCAGTAGAAGCTGGTGGGTCCGTATTAAAGGCTCACAAAACTTTATGTTGGTTTGTACTTGTGGGCTGGGCAATTTACCCAATCGGCTATATGGCAGGAACTCCAGGTTGGTATGAAGGACTTTTTGGAGGTCTAGACCTAAATGTAGTATATAACATTGGAGACGCAATAAATAAAATCGGCTTTGGTCTAGTTATATATGGTTTAGCGGTATCACAAAGCGAAAAGACTTTGGAGGCGTAA
- the argS gene encoding arginine--tRNA ligase — MTIQEVLSANVKKGISELYEITLPSVEFQPTRKDFEGDITIVVFPMLRHIKGNPVQIGEQIGAFLKENVTAVSDYNVIKGFLNIVISDSFYVSYFDTIRAEKDFGLVTASDDAIMVEYSSPNTNKPLHLGHIRNNLLGYSVAEILKASGKKVYKTQIINDRGIHICKSMLAWQRFGNGETPETTGIKGDKLVGNYYVAFDKAYKEEIATMVAEGIDKKVAEKEAPILLSAQEMLLKWEAGDEEVVSLWKTMNGWVYKGFDITYKNLGVDFDTLYYESDTYLLGKDVVADGLDKGVFFKKEDGSVWIDLTDEGLDEKIVLRSDGTAVYMTQDIGTAIQRVKDHPDINGMVYTVGNEQDYHFKVLFLILKKLGFSWSEKLHHLSYGMVDLPSGKMKSREGTVVDADDLMEDMTKTAGAISKELGKLEDYSEKEKEELYKMIGLGALKYYILKVDPKKRILFDPEESVDFQGNTGPFIQYTYARIQSILRKANETGVDLTMVPDAALILHPKEKELIKQLQQFPDTIQLAAENYSPALVANYTYDLVKEFNSFYQQVSILGETDSAKKVLRVQLSHKVGETIKTAFSLLGIAVPDRM; from the coding sequence ATGACTATTCAAGAAGTACTTAGTGCCAACGTTAAGAAAGGGATATCCGAGCTTTATGAAATAACGTTGCCCTCGGTAGAATTTCAGCCTACACGTAAAGACTTTGAGGGTGATATTACCATCGTAGTTTTTCCCATGTTAAGGCACATCAAAGGAAACCCTGTTCAAATAGGGGAGCAGATAGGTGCTTTTTTGAAAGAAAACGTGACCGCTGTTTCAGATTATAACGTCATTAAGGGATTTTTGAATATTGTTATTTCCGATTCGTTTTACGTATCCTATTTTGATACCATTAGAGCGGAAAAAGATTTTGGTCTGGTTACGGCGTCGGACGATGCGATCATGGTCGAGTATTCTTCACCCAATACCAACAAACCTTTACATTTGGGACATATCCGAAATAATTTATTAGGGTATTCGGTGGCCGAAATTTTGAAGGCTTCAGGTAAAAAAGTATATAAGACACAAATTATAAATGACCGAGGAATTCATATTTGCAAGAGTATGCTGGCTTGGCAACGGTTTGGTAATGGAGAAACACCGGAGACCACGGGCATCAAGGGTGATAAGCTAGTTGGCAACTATTATGTTGCTTTTGATAAAGCGTATAAGGAGGAGATAGCGACTATGGTTGCCGAAGGAATTGATAAAAAGGTGGCCGAAAAGGAGGCTCCTATACTTCTTTCGGCACAGGAAATGCTATTAAAATGGGAAGCTGGTGATGAGGAGGTCGTGTCCCTATGGAAGACAATGAACGGTTGGGTCTATAAAGGATTTGATATTACCTATAAAAACCTGGGCGTAGATTTTGATACGCTTTATTATGAGAGTGATACCTATTTACTAGGTAAAGACGTTGTAGCGGATGGACTCGATAAAGGAGTTTTCTTTAAAAAAGAGGACGGTAGCGTTTGGATTGACCTTACGGATGAAGGTCTGGACGAAAAAATTGTACTACGTTCAGATGGCACAGCTGTTTATATGACTCAAGATATTGGTACCGCCATACAAAGAGTAAAGGACCATCCGGATATCAATGGCATGGTCTACACGGTAGGGAACGAGCAGGATTACCATTTTAAAGTACTGTTTCTAATTTTAAAGAAACTTGGTTTCTCATGGTCTGAGAAATTACATCATTTAAGTTATGGAATGGTGGATTTGCCTAGCGGTAAGATGAAGAGTAGGGAAGGTACCGTAGTTGACGCAGATGACCTTATGGAGGACATGACCAAAACTGCAGGGGCTATCTCAAAGGAACTGGGTAAGCTAGAGGATTACTCCGAAAAAGAGAAAGAGGAGCTGTATAAAATGATTGGTCTAGGCGCCTTGAAATATTATATTTTAAAGGTAGATCCTAAAAAGCGCATTTTGTTCGACCCGGAAGAGTCGGTGGATTTCCAAGGAAACACAGGGCCTTTTATTCAGTATACGTATGCCAGAATCCAATCCATACTAAGAAAGGCCAATGAAACAGGTGTAGACCTAACAATGGTACCTGATGCCGCACTGATCTTGCATCCAAAGGAAAAGGAATTGATCAAACAATTACAGCAGTTCCCTGATACCATTCAATTAGCGGCAGAAAATTATAGTCCGGCCTTAGTGGCCAATTATACCTATGATCTGGTCAAGGAATTCAATTCATTTTACCAACAGGTTTCCATTTTAGGTGAAACGGATTCCGCAAAAAAAGTGCTTCGGGTTCAACTTTCCCATAAGGTCGGGGAAACGATAAAAACGGCATTTAGCTTATTGGGGATAGCAGTTCCTGATAGAATGTAA